The DNA sequence AAGAGAAGTGAGACAGTCCAAAGTGGAATACACACTTTCCTTCCTGAAATCCACATTGAGATTACTTCAGCTCATTTCTCATTCTGTAACATTAGTCTGCTTTGTTTAGTTTAGCAGAAGGGAAGTCAGAGAGAAGTTTCACCGAGTTATGCATTAAACAGACCAGGACCAACAGTGAAATTACTTGGCCACAGTAATTTCAGACACATGTGAAAACatcagagaaaatggaaaaactcCTTAGGGTAGGGTATCACTATTTACAGGGACTCATTCACTACAGTAGCAGAAATATTTATCCTTATTACAGTTAAAGGAAGGCATTGTGCTGGCCAAGGTGTTTTCAGTctttggcacagctgctgttgtGTGTGAAGGGTCAGAAGTGTTGATATCAAGTTTGAATATCAAGTGTCAAATGAAATACTTGCATATCTGAGATCACAGGGAGAGAGAAGTTGGGAAAGAAGTCATAACTAATGTTACACTGCTGTTGCCAAATGAATAATCATTCACTGCAGTTCTAAGTTTTTACCAGCTGTAAAGTACAGCTGAGCACTGATGATACACCACATTAAGTGCTGTAGTTACTGACTATACATGCATATTAGTGTGATTACAAATTGCAatttaatttacaaataaactATGAATTTGAAACTAAGTGTAAAAATATCACCTCTATTAAAAGTAGCACCAGCAACCTATAAGACAAATTTGATAGTTAGAAGTTTGCAGAAAATATCGATCATTTTCTTAAATAATCTTAATTTTTTAACAACTTAATACAGACATGCCCATGTATTTAAACTGATTTGCAATAATTAGCACTGATTTAAAAGCACCTGgtaatgtatatttttattaattatgtCTGCTAGTTAAATGTCTTCATTTTGCCTTAGGAGAAACCTGGCAACAGATAATTCCAGTCCTCAGCCCTATCAAGACTGACCCCAATGGAGCTGCATTTCACATGGAGGATAAATCAGGCCCTGCATAGGGACACTCCTAACATGGCACAGGTAGATTTTCATGAAACCTCTCAGGGGAAAGAAACTGGTGtgggaggaaaggctgcagcaaggagaactgaaagaaaataaatagaacaaATAACAATACAACAGTGAGGCCCAGAAATTAATGTGTTAAGTAAAGTCTAGCATGGATTTGGAAAGTGCAGTTTGAGGAAACCCCCGTTCTTTTCTTGCATGAAGCTGTATTAGAATTAAGTAGCAGCAAGCCTTTTTCCAAAATTGGATCTCaatcctgcaggtgctgcaggcacagaattCTGAGGTGAAAGGACAACAGGTTCCATGGAGGAAGTGGCAGCCCAATCATCTTTGAGATACATACAATGATCACTGTACCTTTATCAGGTGCTATTCATTGTTTAGCAACTCAAACCCACCTTACTTTCCAGAGTATGTTACTCTTTAAGTGGCAATTCAAAATTAAGTTTCTTCATGAGCTTTCTTGACAGGACTACCATTGacagaaacaacagaaaattgtgaaaagcttttatttcaatCTTCTGTATTACAATAGGCATAGTTTTATTATTgctttttgaaattaattaagCACTTTGCAATTTTACAACTGCTGGACCTTTTGTCCAGCATATGTGCTTCATTGATATACTGTGTAATGTACAACCCCTTTTTATTTACATGGATTtcatgtttctttaaaaaacatgcTTGGAAGAACCTTGAAACTGTGGACTACAAGACATTCATTTACTGTATGACAATaataaatacatgtttttaaaagtgCATTATATGGTGATAACCCTTGTGAAGAATTCACTTTTACAAAATCCTCATTATAAGGGAAGTTCTCAATTTGAACACAGTGCAAGCAGTCAGGTTGTCCTGAGAAGATAAAAATGTGCTGTAAGTTTACCTTCACAACAGGTGCATATGAGCACTAAATGGCTTAATCCCATTTTTGTCAACCAGAAGCCATTTGATGTTGATTACTGAGTGTGGCAATAAAACCTAAGTGCAAAtatcagctctgctgtgacagGTGTCAGTACTGGTGTGAAGCTTTAGCAGCTTAACCCGGAGATGGCTCTCAGCTCcactgagccagcagtgccagaacTGCACTgtcagcccttccccagcagtgcagaCAGCACAGAGCCAAAGGAAACCTGGAGTAATGCTTCAGCATTTAGTATTCAAGACCTTGCACATGCCAAAACCCTGACAGGTTGTGGAAGGAAGACAATAGAAGCCCAACTGAGACTGCTGAGACATTCATTTCTCCACCCCTCTCACACTGTGCTACATCTGGCATGACATTCTTGTGACAGCCTCAGCTTTACAAAATCTGCCCTGGCCAAGGGAACACTCAGCTCTGACATTTGCTAGCACATGACAGTCTGTCCCAGAAGACAGCAACATCGTTCTGGCACGAAAGCAAGTAttgctctgagctccagcagcaccctctGTGAACTGGTGGCTGGTAAGAGAGGGGTTGTTATGgtgtgctgtgtttgctggTGGAAGAACACTTCTTCTCAGTaatgtgagaaagaaaaagaggggggaacAATACTTGAAAATTTCTGTGCATGTGTTTTCATGTTCAGATAGGACTGAGCTTTCTGAGCACCCTGCAAAAGGTGCTCAGCAGCTCACAGAATCCTCATTCCTGACTTTGGCTCCTCTGAAAGTCAAACACCAATGGAATGAGGCAGCTTTCTCACTAGAAGGCCCAGCTTTGCTAAATGGGTATCACAACAAAGAAGCAGCATTAAGTTGCCAGACAAATTCATTTTCTTGGGGTTTCTGCCCTTCCAGAATTACTCAACAGACTTTTCAGACTAATATATAACTGGCCATGGGTTGCTTACAACTGTGATTTTACAAACAACTTGTGATTTTGATAAATAAGCACCAATCCAAAATAAGATGCCCAAGTAAGAGGCCTGATTTTCACAGCATAGTTCTAAAACACAGCTCTTCTAATACCTCCAGCCAGCCAGCTCTGAAGGTCTGTGTTACACAAATAAAGCTAAACTTTCCATGCAGTAATGATTATGTATGGGAACAATTATGGACAAACTTTTACTTCATAAATTTAAGCCTGTTGCAAAACTTAAACCACAGAACgaaaataataaaacaagaaGCACAGGAAGGTGGTCTAAGTGttcctgtgctctccctgcagcagaagGGATTCAGTTTATGGGTCTGTGTAATTAAGTGCTTTCAAGTTCCTGCTTGTGTTGCAAGGCTGCAAGTCTTGGGAGTTCAACTGTTTTACAATGGCAGCAGTTAAATAAGGAAGTCAAAGCTACTTCTGCAGTAGTTCTGGAACACTGGGGAACAACTGTGATTCAGGGTTCTGGAATTCTATTCCAGGCCTCTGTACCCTGCTCCCTGTactatttcttttccttatatgtatttatttatatcatATCAATTTCCTGATCTATAACTTTACCAGGAACAGTGATAAAATAATGAGCATTCATACAGTGCTTTGAGACCTTCAACTGCATTTGCAACATAAGTCCAATATTGGTCTTGTTTCCCTCAGTAAAAGCAGGTGCACCAGAAAAAGACAATTCCTGAACCACCACCTTGAGAAAAACCTACTTGGGCATCACTTGACAAAGATGAGAATTTCCCCATGTAGATGTGCCTTACACACACTTTGGTAACAATCACTCTTGCTGCAAGGAGGAGATAGGAAAAGGCACCTTTAGtttttttcccaagggaaaCAGAGGGGCTGATACATTTTCATGTATGTTTTGCTCATAACAGCATTGAATTTCCAATTCAGATACTAATGGAAATATTTAACGTGACTAGAGCCTTAATAACATGGTTATATAAACACAAGTACTCCCTACAGTGTCTGTCATCCAAATTATGCATAAATGGAATAGACTTGGTGAAGTGATATAAACAAAATTAGAAACAAAACCAGTTAAGCCACACTGTCCACTTAGAAAACAAACAGTAGAAAACGGTAAGAGAGATCAGTTAGAAACATTCTATGCAACCAAGAGTATCACTAGCAACAAGAAATGTGTTGTTTTGCTCTCTGGTAGCCTCAGAGCATTCCTGGAAACCATTCTGCAATGACTCATgcacccaaaaaacccacatggCTTTTCTATGATGGTATCTCACTACAGATTCTGGCCTTTTAACTTTCCCAGAGGTTCAGGGCAGCTTGTGCAGGCCACTGGCTGCCTCCCAGCGCTGGGACACGGCCAGGTTTGGCAGGTTTCAAAAAGAAGGCTGTTGCCATAGGAGCAGAGCGTCGTGCCAAGGCACAGAGTGCCACCAGAGCACTGACACGCTGCTCAGCACCGCTCCCTGTGCTCAGATGAAGTGGATCCAGCTCTCCTCACACTCCCTGGGCAGCTTCAGGGGGTGAGTCCGGCACCTCAGGGTGTAATTCTTGCCTCTGTTGTTATCCCAGTACTCCTGGCCATTGACTTGGTACCTTGCTGCAAACTGGACGAGAGTGCTGAgctgaaggaggaaaggaggcacaggaaggaagaaagtgaaCACATCGACCTGATCCTGCCCGTTTTcctctgggatgctgtggttcCAACGAGCACACACCTCATGGATGCTTTCCCACTGGTTGAAGGTGTAGCGCACGGACACCTGCTTCTCAAAAGCGACATTCCGAACCTGGATGGTGCCACTGAGCCCCAGATCCGAGCTGCTCACCCGTTCCAGAcacacctgctgctcctgcagtcgGGATGAGAAATCCAGACAGTCTGCAGGCTGCTCGAAGTCAGGGACCAAGCATTGCATAGTAAACTCCAAGTTCAAGCTGCTGTACCAGAGGTCTGAGTTTATGGAGAGCCTGGAAAGGACGTGCaaagggatggatggatccTCCCCAGTCTGGAAGACTTTCACTTCAGTGAGCTCCAAGCCTAAAGCATCAGCAAACCTGACCCTGTTCATGCGGCAGCCGGGCTCCTggcactgcactgctgctctcttcctcctctcgGGTGAGGTCGGCAGGGACCTCGCCCGGCGACGCATGATGGGCCGCAGGGCTGGGTCACAGCTGGAGGAGGTGCTGCCCGCACCATTATTTGCCTGGGGGCTCTCCTTGGCTGGGGCACTGCTCCGAAAAGTCTTGCTGCTACTTGTATGGATTgctggtggcagctgctgcctcagtgcCACTGCTCCTTCAGCCTTTAACATGTTCTCATAGAGATCTGAGAGGTAGCTGGGATTCCTTCGAGGACCACGCACTTCCATTCTTAACTGGTGACAAAAAAACAGCGTTAACACTGCAGGTAATAATGAGCACTACCCCTCTGAAGCACTTAATTTGGGAATGGCAGCCACAGTAAGGTCTGAGGTTATTGCACTGGATACAGCGAGGATCACCTGGAACAATGTCACCTTCGAACGAAGCGTGGCAGGTCTCAGGGCAGCTGGCGGAGAGTCAGCCAGCATTAAGGCGCTGTGCGGGAAGCTGGAGGCAGACTCACTCACTGCCCGATGAACTCCAGATCGCTGTGCTGGCTGGTGGCCCCCAGGCTCAGGCTGGAAAGGGATTCAAGGCTATCACCGCTGATACTGGAGGagctcacagccaggctggagagcgACTGGAGGCTGTCGTGCTGCATGAAGGACTCCAGGCTGTCGGAGAGGTCGCTGGAGGCGCGGTGCGCCCCGAAGCACCGGGTACCGGAGCAGCGGGCGAGAGGGGCCTGCAGGCTGTCCTGGCTGCCTGCGGCCGAGCCCGCGCtccggcggcagcagcagcacgagCAGGGGGCACACTCCAGGCTGTCACACTGGATGCTGGGCGAGTCGAGGCCGGGGAAGGCTTGGAGGCTGTCGGGCAGGAgggagccggggctgctgcagaggctggaagGCGGGCGAGAGCTATCGGGCGCGGCCGCGGCGCCAGGCTCGGTGTCGCGGCTGCCGGGGGACGGATCCGCGTTCGGGGCCGCCACAGCGCCCATGGGCGGCGCGGCCCCCGCTGCAGCCCGACCGCGGGAGCAGCTCCGTGCCCCAGCCGGACAGCGCGGCCGCTGCGCTCCGCACCCGCAGCGCAGGCGCCGCTCCCCCGgctccgcccggcccggcccggcccccgcgcTCTGCGTTCGGGCGGCGCTGCCGCTACCGCTGGGGACGGACGCGCAGTAAGGGCAGGtaccgggccgggccggggagcgCCGGGGAATGCGGGGCGGCCCCTCAGTGAAGGAGCGGCCCTTGCGGAAGGGGGTGACAGCGGCGACGGGGGGGAGCGGAGCGAGCCTGGCTTGGCGGGCGCTGCGGGCACAGTCTGCGCCTGCTGGCGCTGCTGCCATCCACCGCGGGCACTGCCTGCCATAGCCGGGAACACAGCCTGCCACCATCCCGGGCCCTGCCACCATCCCGGCACTGCCCAGCCGGCGCTGGCCCCTGCGGCCGCTGCTCTGCCCCGTCCGGTGCGGGACTGCGGCGCTCCGGGGCTCCGGGGCTCGGCTCTGCTGAGCGCGGCCGGGACAGGATGCGGGGAGGCGTTTGAGGGATAGGACGCGATCAAGTGTCAGTAGATACGGACATTAATATGACTGTAAATACATAAACAGCACTGCAATAGAAGTAAAGGTGCGCCAGGAGAGCTGCTTGTCACCTGTCACATTTGCAGACCATTGTGAACCCCTGGAACTGTGCAGTTCCCTGGTACGGGAATGCAGTTCCTCTGAAGTAAAGAAAACCAATGGATGCTCCTGCTAAATATACTAAAAATACTCCTGCTCTGAGTATTTTTAGTAGGAGCCGATGAGAcatttgttttggaaaaag is a window from the Ammospiza nelsoni isolate bAmmNel1 chromosome 12, bAmmNel1.pri, whole genome shotgun sequence genome containing:
- the PPP1R3D gene encoding protein phosphatase 1 regulatory subunit 3D, translating into MLADSPPAALRPATLRSKVTLFQLRMEVRGPRRNPSYLSDLYENMLKAEGAVALRQQLPPAIHTSSSKTFRSSAPAKESPQANNGAGSTSSSCDPALRPIMRRRARSLPTSPERRKRAAVQCQEPGCRMNRVRFADALGLELTEVKVFQTGEDPSIPLHVLSRLSINSDLWYSSLNLEFTMQCLVPDFEQPADCLDFSSRLQEQQVCLERVSSSDLGLSGTIQVRNVAFEKQVSVRYTFNQWESIHEVCARWNHSIPEENGQDQVDVFTFFLPVPPFLLQLSTLVQFAARYQVNGQEYWDNNRGKNYTLRCRTHPLKLPRECEESWIHFI